In one Chelmon rostratus isolate fCheRos1 chromosome 7, fCheRos1.pri, whole genome shotgun sequence genomic region, the following are encoded:
- the LOC121609241 gene encoding lysosomal amino acid transporter 1 homolog: MATARFPGKSADAAAANWTAPLGRPVCVNGTPWILYLLEECVDNVWEYCSVVIGLISMFCFLLSTFPQVYEAYRNGRVEEAMSFGFLFFLFSGDLTSFAGCYLTSQLPIQIVTVVFYIFTDLLLISQFLYYKIKNSSSRKSPVLKWLCFMWCGAATLVLLALPKLIIDNSATVDTQSPATSKSVEVTGYVCGYLASIFYLCSRFPQLYKNFQRQSTQGTSYLLFALAMMGNGTYGLSVIAVLPSLKGSKQTFIIKHLAWLIGSLGVLILDLLVTVQFIMYRNNCPAKSNTLLSVPEVEPLLCEEVELSTL; encoded by the exons ATGGCCACCGCGCGTTTTCCCGGGAAGAGTGCGGACGCGGCCGCCGCCAACTGGACAGCTCCGCTGGGCCGGCCAGTGTGTGTCAACGGGACTCCGTGGATCCTTTACCTGCTGGAGGAGTGTGTGGATAATGTGTGGGAGTACTGCAGCGTGGTGATAGGACTCATATCcatgttctgttttctgctgtccaCTTTTCC GCAGGTCTATGAGGCCTATCGGAATGGTAGAGTGGAGGAGGCCATGTCTTTtggctttcttttcttcctcttcagtgGAGACCTGACCAGTTTTGCAGGCTGCTACCTCACCAGCCAGCTGCCCATTCAG ATAGTCACAGTGGTGTTCTACATCTTCACAGACCTGCTTCTCATCTCCCAGTTTCTCTACTATAAGATCAAGAACAGCTCCAGCAGAA AAAGCCCTGTGTTGAAGTGGCTGTGCTTCATGTGGTGTGGTGCTGCTACGTTAGTTCTCCTGGCTTTACCCAAACTCATCATAGACAATAGTGCAACTGTAGACACGCAG AGTCCAGCTACCTCTAAATCAGTGGAAGTCACTGGCTATGTATGTGGTTACCTGGCATCTATCTTCTACCTCTGCTCACGTTTCCCCCAGCTCTATAAAAAT TTCCAGCGGCAGTCTACGCAGGGCACCTCCTACCTGTTGTTTGCCCTGGCCATGATGGGCAATGGCACATATGGGTTGAGCGTCATCGCGGTCCTGCCTTCGCTGAAGGGCTCCAAACAGACCTTCATAATCAAACATCTGGCCTGGCTCATTGGCAGCCTGGGAGTCCTCATACTGGATTTACTT GTGACTGTTCAGTTCATCATGTACAGGAATAACTGCCCTGCCAAAAGCAACACTCTACTCAGCGTCCCAGAAGTGGAACCTCTACTGTGTGAGGAAGTGGAACTGTCAACGTTGTAG